From the Thermovirga lienii DSM 17291 genome, one window contains:
- a CDS encoding signal peptidase I (PFAM: Peptidase S24-like~TIGRFAM: signal peptidase I, bacterial type~COGs: COG0681 Signal peptidase I~InterProIPR019759: IPR000223: IPR019756: IPR019757: IPR 019758~KEGG: aco:Amico_1528 signal peptidase I~PFAM: Peptidase S24/S26A/S26B, conserved region~PRIAM: Signal peptidase I~SPTR: Signal peptidase I;~TIGRFAM: signal peptidase I), giving the protein MAGKPWWRETIETVLWALVLALILRYFVVQAFWIPSGSMIPTLVPGDRVLVSKFWYHFQPPKRGQIVVFKYPLDPKRDFIKRVIGLPGEVVSMEEGVVYIDGEPLAEPYVKNHDSFNMKPVRVPENAYFVMGDNRPNSQDSRFWGFVPKENLIGPAFFRYWPLSRIGGIY; this is encoded by the coding sequence ATGGCTGGTAAACCGTGGTGGAGAGAGACTATCGAGACAGTTTTATGGGCTTTGGTGTTGGCCCTTATTTTGCGTTACTTCGTAGTGCAGGCCTTCTGGATACCTAGTGGTTCGATGATACCTACCTTGGTGCCAGGAGATAGAGTGCTGGTATCCAAGTTCTGGTACCATTTCCAGCCCCCAAAAAGAGGCCAGATAGTGGTGTTTAAGTACCCCCTGGATCCCAAGAGAGACTTCATAAAAAGGGTCATAGGCCTCCCAGGAGAGGTGGTCAGCATGGAGGAAGGGGTGGTCTACATAGATGGAGAGCCCTTGGCTGAGCCATACGTGAAAAATCATGACTCCTTCAATATGAAGCCTGTCAGGGTTCCCGAGAACGCTTATTTCGTAATGGGGGACAACAGGCCTAATTCACAGGACAGCCGTTTCTGGGGGTTCGTGCCAAAGGAAAACCTAATAGGACCGGCCTTTTTCAGGTACTGGCCTCTCTCCAGGATAGGTGGGATATACTGA
- a CDS encoding RNase HII (PFAM: Ribonuclease HII~COGs: COG0164 Ribonuclease HII~InterPro IPR001352~KEGG: tai:Taci_1353 ribonuclease H~PFAM: ribonuclease HII/HIII~PRIAM: Ribonuclease H~SPTR: Ribonuclease): protein MKVVGVDEAGRGPLAGPVVAAAVYLENWQTRELLSLGLNDSKKLSPKRREALFEAVLNMGVCWRAQAASPARIDKYNILNATLWAMKRAVVQLPLKPDLVVIDGNMPIGLDLCTEKSIVGADSKVPSVAVASIIAKVLRDRAMVRFSRMFPQYGFERHKGYPTKEHYAVLRELGPCKLHRKSFRLL, encoded by the coding sequence ATGAAGGTCGTTGGAGTAGATGAGGCAGGACGAGGCCCCTTAGCTGGACCGGTCGTGGCCGCGGCTGTTTACCTTGAGAACTGGCAGACCAGGGAGCTTTTATCCCTGGGACTCAATGACTCCAAGAAACTTTCTCCCAAGAGACGAGAGGCCCTTTTTGAGGCCGTGCTGAATATGGGTGTGTGCTGGAGGGCCCAGGCGGCTAGTCCAGCCAGGATAGACAAGTACAACATCCTCAATGCGACCTTGTGGGCCATGAAGAGGGCAGTAGTACAGCTTCCTTTGAAGCCCGACCTGGTGGTGATAGACGGTAACATGCCCATTGGGTTGGATTTATGTACGGAAAAATCCATCGTTGGGGCTGACAGTAAGGTTCCATCGGTTGCGGTGGCCTCCATAATAGCCAAGGTTCTGAGGGACAGGGCCATGGTTAGATTTTCCAGGATGTTTCCCCAATATGGTTTCGAAAGGCATAAAGGTTACCCAACCAAGGAACATTATGCAGTTCTGAGGGAGTTGGGGCCTTGCAAGCTCCACAGGAAGAGTTTTCGCCTCTTATAA
- a CDS encoding FeS cluster assembly scaffold protein NifU (PFAM: NifU-like N terminal domain~TIGRFAM: SUF system FeS assembly protein, NifU family; FeS cluster assembly scaffold protein NifU, Clostridium type~COGs: COG0822 NifU homolog involved in Fe-S cluster formation~InterPro IPR002871: IPR017787~KEGG: tai:Taci_0206 FeS cluster assembly scaffold protein NifU~PFAM: nitrogen-fixing NifU domain protein~SPTR: FeS cluster assembly scaffold protein NifU;~TIGRFAM: FeS cluster assembly scaffold protein NifU) produces the protein MYSEKVMELFMHPKNAGKIEDADGIGQVGNPQCGDIMKIYIKVENDVITDIKFETFGCASAIASSSMVTEMVKGKTLDEALKITNKDVLEELGGLPPQKIHCSLLAEEGIKAAIEDYRRRKEGKK, from the coding sequence ATGTATTCTGAAAAGGTTATGGAACTTTTTATGCATCCCAAAAATGCTGGCAAGATAGAGGATGCCGATGGAATAGGTCAGGTTGGTAACCCCCAGTGTGGGGACATAATGAAGATCTATATCAAGGTGGAAAACGATGTAATAACGGACATAAAGTTCGAGACCTTTGGGTGCGCTTCAGCTATAGCTTCCAGCTCCATGGTTACCGAGATGGTTAAAGGAAAGACCTTAGATGAGGCCCTTAAGATAACGAACAAGGATGTTCTAGAGGAACTAGGCGGTCTGCCCCCTCAGAAGATCCACTGTTCCCTTCTTGCTGAGGAAGGCATCAAGGCTGCAATTGAGGATTACAGGAGGCGCAAGGAGGGTAAAAAATGA
- a CDS encoding Uncharacterized protein family UPF0102 (PFAM: Uncharacterised protein family UPF0102~COGs: COG0792 endonuclease distantly related to Holliday junction resolvase~InterPro IPR003509~KEGG: aco:Amico_1525 protein of unknown function UPF0102~PFAM: Uncharacterised protein family UPF0102~SPTR: UPF0102 protein Dpep_0315) — MSSHLKLGSKGEDFACRKLEELGYEIVSRNVRFKLGEIDVVAMESGELVFVEVRTRSVGIMSPPEATVGPRKLKKLVRCGQAYVEKSGWSGPWRIDIAAVTVDKGNSMKFELFKDVTVGLVEI, encoded by the coding sequence ATGTCCAGCCATTTGAAGTTAGGCTCAAAGGGCGAAGATTTTGCTTGTCGCAAACTGGAGGAGTTGGGGTATGAGATCGTGTCCCGTAACGTCAGGTTCAAACTTGGCGAGATAGATGTGGTCGCCATGGAATCTGGCGAATTGGTGTTCGTGGAGGTAAGGACAAGGAGCGTAGGAATAATGTCTCCTCCAGAGGCTACCGTGGGCCCAAGGAAATTAAAGAAACTTGTAAGGTGCGGCCAAGCTTACGTTGAAAAGTCAGGGTGGAGCGGGCCGTGGAGAATAGACATAGCGGCAGTGACCGTAGATAAAGGAAACTCCATGAAATTTGAGCTCTTCAAGGACGTTACAGTGGGGTTGGTGGAAATATGA
- a CDS encoding MOSC domain containing protein (PFAM: MOSC domain~COGs: COG2258 conserved hypothetical protein~InterPro IPR005302~KEGG: tai:Taci_0205 MOSC domain containing protein~PFAM: MOSC domain containing protein~SPTR: MOSC domain protein) — translation MMEGKVVAVCVSEKKGTPKKNIKEAFLEEGVGIPQDAHASFGHRQISMLAFEDIEEAKKKLPELEPGSFAENITVKDFDLKSLEVGDRVQVGEAILELSQIGKECHTRCAIYHKTGDCIMPTRGIFFKVVKSGRVAVGDKVTKVIIE, via the coding sequence ATGATGGAGGGTAAGGTCGTTGCTGTATGTGTCTCTGAGAAGAAGGGAACGCCCAAAAAAAACATAAAGGAGGCCTTCCTGGAGGAAGGGGTAGGCATCCCTCAGGATGCCCATGCATCCTTTGGTCATAGGCAGATAAGCATGCTGGCCTTTGAGGATATAGAGGAAGCGAAAAAGAAGCTTCCAGAACTTGAGCCTGGGAGCTTTGCCGAAAACATAACCGTAAAGGATTTCGATTTGAAAAGCCTTGAGGTTGGCGACCGGGTACAGGTAGGCGAAGCCATCCTGGAGCTTTCTCAGATAGGCAAGGAATGCCACACAAGGTGCGCCATCTACCATAAGACAGGGGATTGCATCATGCCCACCAGGGGGATTTTCTTCAAGGTCGTAAAGAGCGGTCGCGTAGCTGTAGGAGATAAAGTGACGAAAGTAATAATCGAGTAG
- a CDS encoding indolepyruvate ferredoxin oxidoreductase, alpha subunit (PFAM: domain; 4Fe-4S binding domain; Thiamine pyrophosphate enzyme, C-terminal TPP binding domain~TIGRFAM: indolepyruvate ferredoxin oxidoreductase, alpha subunit~COGs: COG4231 Indolepyruvate ferredoxin oxidoreductase alpha and beta subunits~InterProIPR002880: IPR011766: IPR017896: IPR017721: IPR 018062: IPR017900~KEGG: aco:Amico_1531 indolepyruvate ferredoxin oxidoreductase, alpha subunit~PFAM: thiamine pyrophosphate TPP-binding domain-containing protein; pyruvate flavodoxin/ferredoxin oxidoreductase domain protein~PRIAM: Indolepyruvate ferredoxin oxidoreductase~SPTR: Indolepyruvate ferredoxin oxidoreductase, alpha subunit;~TIGRFAM: indolepyruvate ferredoxin oxidoreductase, alpha subunit), with amino-acid sequence MGKKMIMLGNEAIARGIVEAGCEVACAYPGTPSSEILPAIAKWADELNTKTAVEWGANEKVAFEMAAAASFAGKRACAVMKQVGLNVAADPFMSVAHFQLKGGLLLVVADDPGPHSSQTEQDSRFFAMFAKVPCFDPSTAAEAKDMVFDAYDLSERHGIVTMLRPTVRVDHCRQDVELLDVVSLERKASFEKDVRRWVCLPAHVRINHPLLNQKNDAIREEFERDFSKYNYEVPAEEKATMGIIAGGISFAVVMDLLNSMGRKDISVLKIGTPYPLPTKLVDDFIAKHDKVLVLEETYPVIEMQINDKSKVLGRFNGWVPKAGELLPEIVEGVILRALGEEAALPPEEEYLKKALEELNITPRKPMLCPGCPHRASFFSIRQALPNGIYPSDIGCYTLGVNQKTVDAVIDMGASVTQASGLYLAHKVDGTERPIVATIGDSTFFHMGMPGLASAVYNKHAFVLAILDNSITAMTGGQSHPGIGEKLRKGEEGRKVDLEEAVRGCGVKWVKTVEAYDVNKNKELVKEAWEYAKENEEPAVLIFKHPCMLLRPEQDKIPVKVDQEKCIGCKFCINFFNCPGLVFDEEKKKAYIDERFCVQCGVCINVCPHGAILGSNGEEA; translated from the coding sequence GTGGGCAAGAAAATGATAATGCTAGGAAACGAGGCCATAGCCCGCGGAATAGTCGAAGCGGGGTGCGAGGTGGCCTGTGCTTATCCAGGTACTCCTTCTTCGGAGATTCTGCCAGCTATTGCGAAGTGGGCCGATGAACTTAACACTAAAACTGCTGTCGAATGGGGAGCCAACGAAAAGGTGGCCTTCGAGATGGCTGCAGCTGCGTCTTTTGCGGGAAAGAGAGCCTGTGCGGTCATGAAGCAGGTGGGACTCAACGTGGCGGCTGACCCATTCATGAGTGTGGCTCATTTTCAGCTTAAAGGAGGCTTGTTACTGGTAGTTGCGGACGACCCAGGACCCCACAGCTCTCAGACAGAGCAGGACAGCAGATTTTTTGCCATGTTTGCCAAGGTGCCGTGTTTCGACCCCTCAACGGCAGCAGAGGCCAAGGATATGGTTTTCGATGCCTACGACCTTTCGGAGAGGCACGGCATAGTGACCATGCTTCGTCCAACGGTCCGGGTGGACCACTGCAGGCAGGACGTGGAGCTGTTGGATGTGGTTTCCTTGGAGAGGAAAGCTTCTTTTGAGAAGGATGTAAGAAGATGGGTATGCCTTCCTGCTCATGTCAGGATAAACCACCCACTGCTCAACCAAAAGAACGACGCCATAAGGGAAGAGTTCGAAAGGGATTTCTCCAAATACAACTATGAGGTTCCTGCGGAAGAAAAGGCCACGATGGGCATCATAGCTGGCGGAATATCCTTTGCCGTAGTCATGGACCTTTTGAACTCCATGGGAAGAAAGGACATATCGGTTCTCAAGATAGGTACTCCATACCCTCTGCCCACCAAGCTGGTGGACGATTTCATTGCAAAACACGACAAGGTTCTGGTGCTTGAGGAAACCTACCCGGTAATAGAGATGCAGATAAATGACAAAAGCAAGGTCCTGGGGAGATTCAACGGATGGGTTCCCAAAGCTGGAGAACTCCTTCCCGAGATAGTCGAGGGCGTTATTTTGAGGGCCCTTGGAGAGGAGGCCGCCTTACCTCCAGAGGAGGAATATTTGAAAAAGGCCCTAGAAGAGCTCAATATAACTCCGAGAAAACCCATGCTATGTCCCGGCTGCCCTCACAGGGCGAGCTTCTTCTCCATAAGGCAGGCTCTGCCCAATGGCATCTACCCATCCGATATAGGCTGTTACACTTTGGGAGTCAACCAAAAGACAGTTGACGCAGTCATTGACATGGGAGCATCAGTGACCCAGGCATCGGGTCTTTACCTAGCCCACAAAGTGGATGGGACCGAAAGACCTATCGTCGCGACCATAGGAGATTCCACGTTCTTCCACATGGGTATGCCAGGCCTTGCGAGCGCGGTGTACAACAAGCACGCCTTCGTCTTGGCCATATTGGATAACAGCATCACAGCAATGACTGGTGGACAATCTCACCCCGGAATAGGTGAGAAGCTCCGAAAAGGAGAGGAAGGCCGAAAAGTGGACCTTGAGGAAGCGGTGCGAGGCTGTGGGGTAAAATGGGTTAAAACCGTAGAAGCTTACGATGTAAACAAAAACAAAGAGCTGGTCAAGGAAGCATGGGAGTACGCCAAGGAGAACGAGGAGCCCGCGGTGCTGATATTCAAACACCCATGTATGCTTTTGAGGCCCGAACAAGACAAGATCCCTGTGAAGGTGGATCAAGAGAAGTGCATAGGGTGTAAGTTCTGCATAAACTTCTTCAACTGCCCGGGCTTGGTCTTCGATGAGGAAAAGAAGAAAGCCTACATTGATGAAAGATTCTGCGTCCAGTGCGGTGTTTGCATAAATGTATGTCCCCATGGAGCTATTCTTGGGTCAAACGGGGAGGAGGCGTAA
- a CDS encoding hypothetical protein (InterPro IPR012902~KEGG: aco:Amico_1529 hypothetical protein~SPTR: Putative prepilin-type N-cleavage/methylation domain protein), translating to MGTGPWQNKIPQDLKGGPARGPKFFLPRRQRKRAFSLVELLLCIAMWSVLAGILLLSLDVGILTVKSEEAVVKPSVALRESKNIYRWLQKVMIKACIERRSFQVKYYSGYRDFIRIQWFDPLETETYRTEGRCWVAFESSKNLFYSYAPAWHTMTPAFTLKISNGQKNGQVVSRISVSPYCLVTLKEE from the coding sequence TTGGGTACGGGGCCATGGCAAAATAAAATACCGCAAGATCTGAAAGGGGGCCCCGCGAGGGGCCCTAAATTTTTTCTCCCCAGGAGGCAGAGAAAAAGGGCCTTCAGCTTGGTGGAGCTTCTTTTGTGCATAGCCATGTGGTCCGTTTTGGCGGGGATTTTGCTTCTGTCCCTGGATGTAGGGATTTTAACAGTCAAAAGTGAGGAGGCTGTGGTAAAGCCCAGTGTGGCCCTTAGGGAATCCAAAAACATTTATAGATGGCTCCAGAAGGTCATGATAAAAGCCTGTATCGAAAGAAGGTCTTTCCAGGTAAAGTATTACAGTGGGTACAGGGATTTTATAAGAATTCAGTGGTTTGACCCCTTAGAGACTGAAACCTACAGGACTGAAGGCAGATGCTGGGTGGCCTTTGAGTCCTCTAAGAACCTTTTTTACAGTTACGCCCCTGCTTGGCACACCATGACTCCGGCTTTTACTTTGAAGATAAGCAATGGGCAGAAGAACGGCCAGGTGGTCTCCAGGATCTCTGTCTCTCCATACTGTCTGGTGACGCTGAAGGAGGAGTAA
- a CDS encoding GTP-binding protein HSR1-related protein (PFAM: GTPase of unknown function~COGs: COG1161 GTPase~InterPro IPR002917: IPR016478~KEGG: aco:Amico_1527 ribosome biogenesis GTP-binding protein YlqF~PFAM: GTP-binding protein HSR1-related~SPTR: Ribosome biogenesis GTP-binding protein YlqF) has translation MARTVWYPGHMAKGLRKLKELSDKIDVVVEVRDARAPDVTSSSFSSDIAKFKPLLVVLSKKDLADDKATAAWLSHYKKRGISAWAFNLRRPSFGGFLKALSKLSPPYRDVRLVVVGVPNVGKSLFLNQLVGKKASTVGGVPGVTRGVSWYKGKGFMVADSPGIVDPKAGAAVHRCLAWLAGSRSDVIGGYHDIALDFLAYLKERDLLDTALSPWGIDTAGLEPDEILKVIGRRLGCLTSGGEVDMERAGKALLDSFSSGKLGKITLELPERPFCSLEDDG, from the coding sequence ATGGCCAGGACGGTTTGGTATCCCGGCCATATGGCCAAGGGGCTGAGGAAATTAAAAGAGCTTTCGGATAAGATCGATGTGGTCGTTGAGGTTAGAGACGCTAGGGCCCCCGATGTTACATCTTCATCCTTCTCCTCCGATATTGCTAAATTCAAGCCCCTGTTGGTCGTGCTTTCCAAGAAGGACCTTGCGGATGACAAGGCTACGGCTGCCTGGCTTTCCCACTACAAGAAGAGGGGCATAAGTGCCTGGGCTTTCAACCTTCGGAGGCCCTCCTTTGGCGGTTTCCTTAAAGCCCTTTCCAAGCTTAGCCCTCCCTACCGGGATGTTAGGCTTGTGGTGGTAGGAGTGCCCAACGTGGGAAAGTCCCTTTTTCTAAACCAACTAGTCGGTAAAAAGGCCTCAACTGTAGGAGGAGTTCCCGGAGTTACTAGGGGGGTCTCATGGTACAAAGGAAAAGGGTTCATGGTGGCTGATTCTCCTGGAATCGTTGACCCAAAAGCTGGAGCCGCAGTGCACAGGTGTCTTGCCTGGCTTGCGGGCTCCCGTTCCGATGTTATAGGAGGGTATCACGATATCGCCTTGGACTTTTTGGCTTACCTCAAAGAAAGGGATCTTCTGGATACAGCCCTAAGCCCTTGGGGTATAGATACTGCAGGGCTTGAACCCGACGAGATTTTAAAGGTCATAGGAAGAAGATTGGGGTGTCTTACCTCGGGCGGAGAAGTGGACATGGAAAGAGCCGGGAAGGCTCTTCTGGATAGCTTTTCTTCAGGTAAGCTCGGCAAGATAACCCTGGAACTTCCAGAAAGGCCTTTTTGCAGTCTGGAGGACGATGGATGA
- a CDS encoding Pyruvate/ketoisovalerate oxidoreductase, catalytic domain protein (PFAM: Pyruvate ferredoxin/flavodoxin oxidoreductase~TIGRFAM: indolepyruvate ferredoxin oxidoreductase, beta subunit~COGs: COG1014 Pyruvate:ferredoxin oxidoreductase and related 2-oxoacid:ferredoxin oxidoreductase gamma subunit~InterPro IPR019752~KEGG: aco:Amico_1530 pyruvate/ketoisovalerate oxidoreductase~PFAM: Pyruvate/ketoisovalerate oxidoreductase, catalytic domain~SPTR: Pyruvate ferredoxin/flavodoxin oxidoreductase) — protein MQYVIVGIGGQGILFSSRVLGHIALSKGESVMGSEVHGMAQRGGSVISHFKIGKYSSPLVKAKEADVLLAFDQNEAIRNLHFLKPGGKAIINVHAPEALENPNLKRFLEERSIELYPIKGYEILKEHMNGKFLFLNVLILGAMCGAGIGNVTLEEVKRAIEELAPPKYVEANLKVVDLGYGAMAK, from the coding sequence ATGCAGTACGTTATTGTAGGAATCGGTGGACAGGGAATTTTGTTTTCCAGCCGCGTTTTGGGCCATATAGCCCTCTCTAAGGGCGAGAGCGTTATGGGCAGTGAGGTCCATGGAATGGCTCAAAGGGGTGGATCGGTTATAAGCCATTTCAAGATCGGCAAGTACTCCAGCCCCTTGGTCAAGGCCAAGGAGGCCGACGTCCTACTGGCCTTTGACCAGAATGAGGCCATAAGGAACCTTCACTTCTTGAAGCCGGGGGGCAAGGCCATAATCAACGTTCATGCTCCAGAGGCCTTGGAGAACCCCAATTTGAAGCGCTTCTTGGAGGAAAGATCCATAGAGCTTTATCCCATAAAGGGGTATGAAATACTTAAGGAGCACATGAACGGAAAGTTTTTGTTCCTCAACGTGCTGATCCTTGGAGCGATGTGTGGAGCTGGTATAGGAAACGTGACCTTGGAAGAAGTCAAAAGGGCCATAGAGGAGCTAGCCCCGCCCAAATATGTGGAGGCCAACTTGAAGGTGGTCGACCTTGGGTACGGGGCCATGGCAAAATAA
- a CDS encoding thioesterase superfamily protein (PFAM: Thioesterase superfamily~TIGRFAM: acyl-CoA thioester hydrolase, YbgC/YbaW family~COGs: COG0824 thioesterase~InterPro IPR006683: IPR006684~KEGG: aco:Amico_1532 thioesterase superfamily protein~PFAM: thioesterase superfamily protein~SPTR: Thioesterase family protein), giving the protein MRTVETKIRVRYGETDQMGIAFYANYLSWFEVGRSEFCRALSHPYKHWEEKGIILPAVEAYVRYKHPLRYDDVAVIKTSVQEVKPYSVTFSYEVLLEENGRLVAEGWTRHAFCDPTGKLVKEPEPFYSWIREQLEKE; this is encoded by the coding sequence TTGAGAACTGTCGAGACGAAAATCCGCGTCCGGTATGGTGAAACAGACCAGATGGGGATTGCTTTTTATGCCAATTACCTGTCGTGGTTTGAAGTGGGAAGGAGCGAGTTTTGCAGAGCCCTTTCCCATCCATACAAACACTGGGAGGAAAAAGGGATAATATTGCCGGCAGTAGAGGCCTATGTGCGATACAAACATCCATTGCGATACGATGACGTTGCCGTAATCAAGACGAGCGTCCAGGAGGTGAAGCCTTATTCTGTAACTTTCTCTTACGAGGTATTACTAGAGGAGAATGGAAGACTTGTTGCGGAAGGCTGGACAAGGCACGCTTTTTGCGACCCGACAGGAAAACTTGTCAAGGAGCCTGAACCTTTCTACAGTTGGATCAGAGAACAGTTGGAAAAAGAATGA